The following DNA comes from Candidatus Methylacidiphilum fumarolicum.
TAATCTTGCTTCTCGAAGTGTACCTTCTCTATCAAGCTTTCTTTTTAGTCGTCGTAAAGCTTTGTCGATAGATTCTCCTTTTTTTACTTTTACTTCAGTCATATTTTCCTTTCGGTAATTAACACATTAACGCAAATGAAAACATATTCAACATTCAGATTCTTATATTAGAGTCTAAGAAAATAGGATTTACTAAATGACAGATAAAAAAGAAAAAGCAAGTTTTTTTTATGATAAATTTGGTGGATTTAGATCTTAAACAATGAGTTATTATCCGTGCTGGTGAGTTGGGTTGGGCTCTGGAAGGCAGAAGCGAACACATCTCATTCTATTTGGGCATGATCGTACGTTTATATAGCCCTTAAAGTATGGGCCTATATATGGAATGAACATTCAAAGGAATTTAACTTTCTTCCCTTTTTAATTACAAAGATTTGCTAGAAACAAAATGAAGGAGCGTCAAATATGAGGCGTCCTAAGCCTTTCTCATCTAGACATTTTCAGAGTGGTGAGGGAATACAACAAGAAAATTTTAACCGCTTTTTTTTTAGCATTCTTTGTTAGGAATTAAGGCAAGGGCCCCTTGAACTTTTCCCTTTCTTAGCCGTTCAAGGGCTTCATTGGCTTCATTTAAAGGGAAGACTTCGACATGGGTTTGAATCTTAAAGTTGGATGCGATTTTAAAAAATTCTTCACCATCTTGTCTTGTGAGGTTTGCCACAGAAACTATTTGGCGTTCTCCCCATAAAATTTTGTATGGAAAAGATGGAATATCAGTCATATAGATCCCTGCGCAGACTACCTTTCCCCCTTTTTCTACGGCTTGAAGGGCTTGTGGAATTAAGGATCCAACAGGAGCAAAAATAATGGCACCTTCTAGTGGAACGGGCGGAGAAGAAGTGGAATCACCAGCCCATACGGCTCCCAGAGAAAGAGCGAATTGTTGACTGTCTTTATCTCCAGGCCTTGAAAAAGAATAAACGGCTTTAGCTTGATAATTAGCGATCTGAATAAGGATATGGGCTGCAGCGCCAAATCCATAAAAACCAATACGTTCAGAACCTGCTAAATGTCTATAGGAGCGAAAACCAATTAAACCGGCGCAAAGCAAAGGAGCTGCTTCTTTGTCAGTATAAAGAGTTGGTATTGGATAGCAGAACCTCTCGTCTGCTTTCATCCATTCGGCATAGCCACCATCAAGCGTATAGCCAGTAAATTCGGGATGATCACAAAGATTTTCTTTTCCAGAGAGGCAAAACTTGCATTGCCCGCATGTCTTGCCTAACCAAGGAACACCAACTCTTTGTCCTATAGAAAACCTTTTGGCTCCGGCTCCCAACTTCCTGACGATGCCAACAACTTCATGTCCTGGAACTAGGTTTGGTTTTGGATTTGGCAACTCTCCATCCACTACGTGTAAGTCTGTCCGGCAAATCCCGCAAACAAGGACCTCCAAGAGTATTTCTCCAGGACCTGGATCGGGTATGGGAATATCTTTTAAGATCAAAGGAGCTTGTGGTTTTTCTAAGACCATTGCTTTCATCGAATTTTGCGGGAAACCCCTGCGTTCAGGCCAGGGAGGGATAGCGCGGCGGCGTGAGCCGCCCCTGTTCCCGCATCTCCTTTCTCCAATGCTATCTTGGTTCACGAATATCCATAAGGGAATAGAGAGGCGGGTTCACTCTGCCCCCCTTCCCAGGGTGTACGTCCCAACCAGCTTTTGCCAGTGACGGAGCCTGGCTGGCGTTCCTGACTCGCTTCCCTTGGGAAAGAGCGCAACCGGCTACCCGCATGCATAGGAGAAGGGGACCTTCGGCGCTTTGCCTTTCTCCTGCATGACCCCCTCCTTCCAGGGGCCGGGACTGAAGAAGTACCCCGGAATGGATCTTGTATAGCTTATCATTTACGTAGTTACTTCTTTGCATCGATCTGCTCCGTAATTATCCTGATCAACCCGACTTGTAATTACCTACAAGCCCCTCCCATTAAGGGAGGGATAGTTGACTTTTACAATCAGCTTAATAAGCTACTCTTTAATCAATTTCTTTAGCTTATCAACTTCTTTCGATTGCTGATCTTTTCCTAGCAGCCTTTTTTATCATCTTTTTCTTCTCTTTTTTTGATGATTAAAAGAGGTAGGAAAGGAAAGGGTCCCTTTATATGACACTCAAATATTACGGCTAGTTAGCTGGTACTACGCCATGTATCGGCGGATGACTTCCGCTGATACGGTCCCAGCCGTTCTCACATAAAGGCTTGCGTCCATAGATGTTCCCGGCGATATCCAATATTCTTGAGCTTCAGGAACCGTTTTCGATAGCCCCGCGGGATATATAACCCTTGAGCAGTCTTACGATCGTTGAAAGAGCCCAACGAGGCATGGCCGATACGAAGCAATGCACATGGTCGACGCCCATTTCCAAAGCTGGCAGCCGAAAGGCGAATTGTCGACAGCATTCGGCGAGGAGAGCCTTACAGACCGCGTTCACCTCGCCGGATAGGATTCAGCGACAGTATTTTGGTTTCCATAGGAAGGGATAGGCGAGCTAATAATGTGTCCATCTCGTTTTTTCGGTTTACAATGGATCAGTTATAACGCGAAGATACCAACTATGGAACTGGTCCGTCTCCTATCCTTGAAGCGTATCTCCAAAAGAGAGGCTTCCCATCATTCGGCAAGGCCAGATAGTGGCGGCCAAGATCTGTATGGCCTGCCGAGACAGGCATTTCAAGGCTCGCTAGACGAATGAGACATGGCCTGGAGATAGAGAATCCCAAAAATCCACCGCCGCAGGTCGCTACGGCTGGCATGCTCAAAGCGCACAGCAGGTCGTTTACGTCTTCAAGTAGCTGTAGAAGCAACTGGCAGGAGCCGCCGCGCAGGCCGCAAGACCATCCGCTATCCATATAAGGACAGGCGCTATTTTCCCCAGATGTGGGCAGCCTAAGCAATGGGATGAGAGGAAGAGCGGAGGGTTCTCCCTATAAGACGAAGAGGTTCGTCTCTGATATTGCCACGTCCAGCTTGGCTCTCAGGCAAATCCGCTTGCCTGATCTTCAGGAATTGTTTGCCCAACGAATGGCACCTATCCCTGGTCGAATCGACTGTCGATTCGGACTCGCAATCAGTCATGGAACGGCATGCGACGGTGGATTTCATCCAGATACACCAGATCACCGTAGTCTCTAACAACGGGAATGCCTCGGTTGTTTCCGAGAGATGCCTGCGCTACAAAAGCATTCGGAATGTCGTGAAATTCTGCCTGTATCATGGAATTCAGTCCCTATTCGCTGGCAATTCTGATGGCGTTAGCCGCGGCGCCTGCAGAGGCGATCACAACCAGCGGATGAGCCAGTGGGAATCTGGCAAGGTGATAGACTATTTGATACAGAAGAGAGAGGAAACCTGCATGGAGTGCTTCACTGGTGACAAGCGATGCAGGTCTGGCCGGTGTCAAGAATGCGGCCATGGTCATAAGCCTAATGGATGGA
Coding sequences within:
- a CDS encoding transposase — protein: MNAVCKALLAECCRQFAFRLPALEMGVDHVHCFVSAMPRWALSTIVRLLKGYISRGAIENGS
- a CDS encoding zinc-dependent alcohol dehydrogenase family protein: MKAMVLEKPQAPLILKDIPIPDPGPGEILLEVLVCGICRTDLHVVDGELPNPKPNLVPGHEVVGIVRKLGAGAKRFSIGQRVGVPWLGKTCGQCKFCLSGKENLCDHPEFTGYTLDGGYAEWMKADERFCYPIPTLYTDKEAAPLLCAGLIGFRSYRHLAGSERIGFYGFGAAAHILIQIANYQAKAVYSFSRPGDKDSQQFALSLGAVWAGDSTSSPPVPLEGAIIFAPVGSLIPQALQAVEKGGKVVCAGIYMTDIPSFPYKILWGERQIVSVANLTRQDGEEFFKIASNFKIQTHVEVFPLNEANEALERLRKGKVQGALALIPNKEC
- the rpsU gene encoding 30S ribosomal protein S21, encoding MTEVKVKKGESIDKALRRLKRKLDREGTLREARLRKAFEKPCNRRRRKAKEARLKIYSSFY